A window from Drosophila yakuba strain Tai18E2 chromosome 3L, Prin_Dyak_Tai18E2_2.1, whole genome shotgun sequence encodes these proteins:
- the LOC6534761 gene encoding cytosolic Fe-S cluster assembly factor NUBP2 homolog 2, whose amino-acid sequence MLEKVKNIIVVLSGKGGVGKSTVSTQLSLALRKNGFKVGLLDIDLCGPSVPYLLGLEGRDIFQCDEGWVPVYTDESQTLAVMSIGFLLKNREDPVIWRGPKKTMMIRQFLTDVRWDELDYLIIDTPPGTSDEHITVMECLKEVGCHGAIIVTTPQEVALDDVRKEITFCKKTGINILGIVENMSGFVCPHCTSCTNIFSSNGGASLANYAQVPHLGTLPIDPRVGVLAGSTTSVLDELPDSTTAEVLTHIVEKLKTIFVS is encoded by the exons ATGCTAGAGAAGGTTAAAAATATTATCGTAGTGCTATCAGGAAAAGGCGGAGTAGGGAAATCCACAGTAAGCACCCAGTTATCTCTGGCACTGCGAAAAAACGGATTCAAG GTTGGCTTGCTGGATATAGATCTGTGTGGACCGAGTGTGCCATATCTACTGGGTCTGGAAGGACGGGATATCTTTCAGTGCGACGAGGGATGGGTTCCTGTCTATACGGATGAATCCCAAACCCTAGCGGTGATGTCCATTGGGTTTTTATTGAAGAACCGCGAGGATCCGGTCATTTGGCGTGGCCCCAAAAAGACCATGATGATCCGGCAGTTCCTTACCGATGTCAGATGGGATGAGCTGGATTACCTCATTATCGATACTCCCCCCGGCACATCGGATGAGCACATCACCGTAATGGAATGCCTGAAGGAGGTCGGATGTCACGGAGCCATAATTGTGACCACTCCGCAAGAGGTGGCCCTGGATGATGTGCGCAAGGAGATCACCTTTTGCAAGAAGACCGGCATCAATATCTTGGGCATTGTCGAGAATATGAGTGG GTTCGTGTGCCCCCATTGCACCTCGTGCACCAATATCTTCTCATCAAACGGTGGCGCCTCACTTGCAAATTACGCCCAAGTACCACATCTCGGAACTCTGCCCATAGATCCCCGAGTGGGCGTTTTGGCGGGAAGCACTACATCCGTATTGGATGAGCTTCCGGATTCCACGACAGCGGAGGTGCTGACTCACATAGTTGAGAAGTTGAAAACGATTTTCGTCTCCTGA
- the LOC26535561 gene encoding cell wall integrity and stress response component 1 — protein MAKLIIICLLLRILKSCAMPIIDPDSIDDSLTCPPCENDFPTCYKVIVEVERGNGLPGSCCPRYECLDEEPVCDGSKRRFYKNKCTVCDPCEPLAIQCKEICPMEELEPICLTDNNEYKRKGDVWMENDGCTTCTCEDGYVSRSAIQCNHIYSCSNPIKVKGICCLICPEELGVSNDIFGDSTHKYRNSTSAPISEKSESSSSESSSTVPTDTSDSVPSTNGSASSPSTSSEMATSTPNTSEVSSSTENSSTDSSYEQLGGSATSESPDRKPDSEEQETSSDSPIETTTNPTTSDDLETFSVSSTFMELPISTEDGITKMSFNADNRTPKAIDEPTVILVTASNFSVATDNPFTNQPAVVAPESTSQIKDLNSMEIQQITYPYAEVPQEHIQTDWPWECVVVMVLVIFLVLIFLYAIVKRYSISKKYHAIPLNPVRKLNETEKTKAEQKL, from the coding sequence CTATGCCCATTATTGACCCAGACAGTATAGATGACTCCCTCACGTGTCCACCTTGTGAAAATGACTTTCCCACCTGCTACAAAGTGATCGTCGAGGTGGAAAGGGGGAATGGGCTGCCCGGTAGCTGTTGTCCTCGCTACGAATGCCTCGATGAGGAACCTGTCTGCGACGGTTCCAAACGGAGATTCTATAAGAACAAATGCACTGTTTGCGATCCTTGCGAACCGCTGGCCATTCAATGCAAGGAAATATGTCCAATGGAGGAACTGGAACCCATTTGTTTGACTGACAACAATGAGTACAAAAGAAAAGGTGATGTTTGGATGGAAAACGATGGTTGTACTACATGCACTTGCGAAGATGGATATGTCTCCCGTAGTGCTATTCAGTGCAATCATATATATTCGTGCAGCAATCCCATTAAGGTCAAGGGAATATGCTGTCTGATTTGTCCGGAGGAACTCGGTGTGAGTAACGATATCTTCGGCGATAGTACTCACAAGTATAGAAACTCCACTTCAGCTCCAATTTCGGAAAAAAGTGAATCCTCCAGTTCGGAGAGTAGCTCCACTGTGCCAACAGATACTTCTGATTCCGTTCCAAGCACAAACGGTTCAGCCAGTAGCCCATCTACATCATCTGAAATGGCCACATCCACTCCGAATACAAGTGAAGTATCCAGTTCCACAGAAAATTCAAGTACGGATTCCAGTTATGAACAACTTGGAGGTTCTGCCACTTCCGAGTCGCCGGATCGCAAACCCGATTCAGAAGAACAAGAAACTAGTTCTGATTCTCCTATTGAGACTACCACAAATCCAACCACATCCGACGATCTAGAAACTTTCTCAGTTTCAAGCACTTTCATGGAACTTCCCATTTCAACAGAAGACGGTATCACCAAAATGTCATTTAATGCTGATAATAGAACACCCAAAGCGATTGATGAGCCCACTGTGATCTTAGTTACTGCATCTAACTTCTCAGTGGCAACAGATAATCCCTTCACGAATCAACCGGCTGTCGTAGCCCCCGAATCCACCAGTCAAATTAAGGATCTCAACAGCATGGAGATCCAGCAAATAACTTATCCCTACGCAGAGGTCCCCCAGGAGCACATCCAAACCGATTGGCCTTGGGAATGCGTAGTTGTAATGGTGTTAGTTATATTTTTAGTATTGATATTTCTTTATGCCATCGTGAAGAGATATTCCATAAGCAAAAAATACCATGCCATACCATTAAATCCAGTTCGAAAGTtaaatgaaactgaaaaaacAAAGGCGGAGCAGAAGTTGTGA